The segment GAGGCTGAGGCGGCCCCGGTGCACGCGGCCGCGGAAGAGGTTCACGTTGCCGAGGAAGTCGAGGACGAACGGCGAGGCCGGGCGCTCCCAGACCTCCTCGGGGGTGCCGACCTGCTCGATGCGCCCGGCGTTCATGAGCACGACCCGGTCGGCCACCTCGAGCGCCTCCTCCTGGTCGTGGGTCACGAAGACGCTCGTCACGTGCAGCTCGTCGTGCAGCCGCCGCAGCCACAGGCGCAGCTCGCGGCGCACGCGCGCGTCCAGCGAGCCGAAGGGCTCGTCGAGCAGCAGCACCTTCGGCTCGACGGCCAACGCCCGCGCCAGCGCCACGCGCTGCTGCTGGCCGCCCGAGAGCTGCCCCGGCGTGCGGTCGGCGAAGCGCTCGAGCTGCACGAGGCGCAGCAGCTCCATGACGCGGGAGCGGATGTGCTCCTTCGAGGGGCGCTCGCGCCGCGGCCGCACCTGCAGCCCGAAGGCGACGTTGTCGAAGACCGACATGCGGCGGAAGAGCGCGTAGTGCTGGAAGACGAAGCCGACCCGGCGCTCGCGCGCGGCCAGCGCCGCCGTGTCCTCGCCCGAGACGCGCACCGTGCCGGCGTCGGGGGCCTCGAGGCCGGCGACGATGCGCAGCAGCGTCGTCTTGCCGCAGCCCGACGGCCCGAGCAGCGCGACCAGCTCGCCCGAGCGCACCTGAAGGTCGATGTCGCGCAGCACCGTGACCTGGCCGAAGATCTTCGTGACCCCGCGGACCTCGATGCTCACGCGACACCTCCCGCGGCCGCGGCCCCGCCGGAGCGGCCTGCCGCGACCCGCCGCTGCAGCAGCTTCTTCACCGCGACCGTGAAGAGCGCCAGCAGCGAGAGCAGGGAGGCGACGGCGAAGGCGGCCGCGAAGTGGTACTCGTTGTAGAGGATCTCGACCTGCAGTGGCACCGTGGTGGTCTCGCCGCGCACGTGTCCCGAGACGACCGAGACCGCGCCAAACTCGCCGAGCGCCCGGGCGCTGGCGAGCACGATCCCGTAGAGCAGCCCCCAGGAGATGTTCGGCAGCGTCACGCGCCGGAAGATCTGCCAGCCGCGCGCGCCGAGGGTGAGCGCGGCCTC is part of the bacterium genome and harbors:
- a CDS encoding TOBE-like domain-containing protein; this encodes MSIEVRGVTKIFGQVTVLRDIDLQVRSGELVALLGPSGCGKTTLLRIVAGLEAPDAGTVRVSGEDTAALAARERRVGFVFQHYALFRRMSVFDNVAFGLQVRPRRERPSKEHIRSRVMELLRLVQLERFADRTPGQLSGGQQQRVALARALAVEPKVLLLDEPFGSLDARVRRELRLWLRRLHDELHVTSVFVTHDQEEALEVADRVVLMNAGRIEQVGTPEEVWERPASPFVLDFLGNVNLFRGRVHRGRLSLGDYEIDVPEHADIRASHAVGYVRAHEMELERADGRDGGLAATVLQVRRLGPVARVDLQRVDTGETFEVALTAERFADLGLERGETVRVRPRQVRVFLQQPD